The window AGATCTCACTCAGAACGCCGCAACGGCTCCTGCAAAAGAAGAATTGCGGGGTTTTAAGGTTGCAGCTTGGTTGATCCGCACGGACCAGTTTGGTGCCCTTGCGGCGCCAGTGGGTTGCACTCACTGGGAGCCCTGGTTCCATGGGCCGATAGCTCCCAACCCGGAGGCCCAACGGGTGCGCGTGCACTGCTTGCGGCCAAATGATTGGGTACGCTGCAGAGTGTCGTTATTTGCCTCTCGGGTCTTTGGGTCGATTTTGTAATTGGCAATTGGTAAATGTGGTGGCTGTTGGgcaaaaaacaaaaaaaccaaaaaacaGGGCAGATTGGTTTAACTCTTATCAGAGCTCGGTCTGGGTCCGTAGCTTATCTTAGTAGTATGATTTCGTGATCACCTTCAAAATATTATGAAGCAGGACAGGAACcctaaaaaaaaagactaTCCACATATCACCCCGCTGGCGAAATGCCGATGTCCATGCCGGCCTGGACAGCTCTCGACCCCCCGGCCTCGAGGCAGTCAGCAAGATCCGATGAGCAGCGGAAATGATTTTCCACACTCCCGATAAGATATCTGGGCTTCATGGGTCCCCACTTTTCTCGATTACATTCCGTGGACAGTATGTATGGTGTGATAGCTGCGCATGCACTCATTGCTAATGAGGAACAGGGTAGTTGAAAGTATATGGGAAAGTAACGAGATTGGATCATAAGATGCAATGGCGTACAATCCAGACCGGTCGCTCAGAGTGATAGAGGTCAAGTGACTACAGATGGCCGGAGTGTCGTATGTATAGAGGCAGCGAATAACCAGCATCACGCAAAGCGCTTGGCCAAACAGATCGGCAGTCCAATCACTTCCCCAGCTTCAGCCACTATCGAAAAGAAATCAGCCCAGCCTCCAAGAGGCCAGCCGCCACTTCATGGCGGTAAAACACAAACTACAGTAGGACCTACTTCCGGCGATGCAAAGTGGATCCCGCGAATGGTTCGGAGCGGACCCGGTGGCCCAGTTAGTACCTGCTGTGCGCCTCCGCAGGACTGACTGATTGTTTAGTCAACAAAGTATAGACTCAAAAAGGCCGGTAATGTGGCGTCGATTAGTGGAGCCCGAAGGAGAGCCCCGAACGAACATACAAAAGTATGTAAATGAATCAGACCGAGTGGCTATCCGCTCGGGAGGACTTCTTGGGAGCGCACTCGGGGAGGTCCAGAGCAATCGTTGGAACACAGTCAGATCGGGGATCTGAGCAGATCGGGGATCTGAGCAGATCGGAGCAGCGATGTGGCTGAGGGGCGGCGGATAGGGCCGACTGATTGGCTTGGCTGTCTACAAGAAACAAGAATCAAGCCATTCTGGATCATTGTCTGTCTGCGTTTCATGGGAAAGATATTGATGGAATTGACGCGACCCACTGAGGAACTAACAACCCGAATGCGCTGGCAAATATAATCACAGGACCGATGCAATAATATAACCGTTATGACACggataatgatgatgatgaatgTGGCTCCAGAACAAAAACCaagagagggaaaaaaaaaagagtgtGGATAATAAATGCGTTGGGGGGGCGTTTACAGTCCACCCCGACTGAACATCTCCCGACCAACATCGCCACTGCGTTGCATGCCTAGGCTGGCTGAactgctgcgccggcggcggcttcgagTCTCTGCGGGATCCGCGGGGCTGAGCCCGCTCGCTCGCGCGTGCAGATTGAGAATGTCTGTCAGGCTGACCACACCGACCAGCCGTCCAGATAGACAGGCCCCGGGCAACGCCGAGGCGGGGATGGAGGTCGCGATTGGAGAATTCGTATTCGTAAAGGGCTGAGGGTGGCTTGGCAGGTAGGGTATTGTTTGGTTTGGAAGTTGTGGGGAAGGATTCATgctgggaggaagaggggatgctggaggagataATGAGCTGTGAGGCGGATTTGTTGGGCCCATGCCCAAAGGGATGTGTGCTGCAGAATGAGAGGGAGTTGGAGGACCAGAAGAGGATGGTGACAATGGGTCAGTCACCCACAACCTACAAAACAGTCAGTACGATTCTTGAACTTGAGAAGAGCAGCCTTACCGATGTGAACGAGTCGCAACGAGTTTCGCGACTGTATGTGCCAGCGTCGAGCTAGGATTTACATGGAAGACTGGGAACGAGTCCTTGCCTTCGATCAAGCCCCGTGTAGAGAGAATAACTGAAATGAAATGGATGCAAGTGTTGTGAAGCAGtggcagtgatgatgagCGCGTCAGAAGCTGGTTGATGGTCAGACCGACTTGTTCAAACATTTCATTCCTGGCGGCTTACCTTGACATCCACAGTAGAGATATTTCCAATCACATTGAAGTGGTTATCGACGACCACGAGGGATGAAACCCCTTCACTGTTCATAATCTGAAGGGCCTCACATAGAGGTTTATCTCCACTGCAGCAATGGATCAGCCTGGCACCTTTTCAGGTTCATAGAAAATATCACTCACTTGATCGAAATCACATCTTGGGAACCTAGGCGCAGATCCCACAGAGCTTGCGGATATAATTGTTCAAGAATCGGAAAGCTACGACCATTCTCCCACAAAAATTTGACCAACCGGAACTGACTGAAAATGCCAACCACCTCGTTGTCGTTGGACTCCttcgtcaccaccacccggTGCACGCCTCCTCCAAATGTCTCGACAGCCTTTAGAACATTTGCCGAGGCCGGAAGGGTGACCAATGGCTCCTTCTCCATGCCCAAGCACTTGACATCCGTGAGGGGAATCTTCACCCCTTCGCGGGCCTTGTTGGCCAATTCTTCGTATGAGGAGCGGTGCACCTCGTCGGGAACTGTCAATCCTGCTGCCAACAGCAAGTACGAGTTGAGGTCCGCATAGTCGAATGTGCCCACGGCAGAGGTATCTTGTGGAGTCTCGCGGATGAGCAACACCGGTGCGCCGGAATCGATCAACGTCTATCAAATGCAAAAATCAGCTCTTATATGGAAGGATTATGCCCAAAAAGGACACACATTGGTAGCCTCTTCAATCCCTGTATCCAACTCGACAAATTTGAGGTCGTCCGGACTCACGAGCTCGCCAATCGAGATCTCTGCCCAATTACGGTCAAGGAACGCAGGGTCGTTCGTTTTCGGGGGAGGGGGGTTATCGATCAAGCTTTGAATGGCCGACTGTGTCAGCGAGGGCTGGCGTCGCGCACGCGGAGAGCCCGGCGGCCCGCGTAGCGTCTCGCTCAAGCTctggcggtgctggtggtttGGCGCAGACATGCGGAGTGGTTGGGTCCTTGTGGACGCGGAGGGGGAGCGGGAGTCGGTGCTGGAACGGGTTGATGTCACGATATTGTTGAGGGAGGTGTCGGAGCCTTCACGGGGATGGTGGCGGTCGGCCATGACTGAAAGGGATGAAGAATGATGGAACGAGGAATGAATATGGTTGGTGATCCTTGGGACTCGCAATCAGGTGATGCTGATCGCGGGGATTGGTAATGGCCAATCAGAACGAGGGGATTATCTGACATTATCACCctggtgcctgaggtgtcgATGCTGCCCGTTCGTCTTGCAACAAAGTACTCCTAGATGGCGTTCAGGCACGCGAGGTCAATGAATGACTGCCCGGACCCAGGCATGTTGTTCATCTCCACCCTCCATTTTGACACGGGTGATCCATCTCAGGCTCCTGCATGGTTCCACGAGAATCCATACTTGCCCTATGGCTGGGAAACCAGCAATGAGCGAGGCGCCGGCTCATTGAAGCATGCGGCCATGCGAGCCACGCTACAAGACCAGTCGCTCCTGAAACCAGACATGTTCGATCACGTCCCATGGCTGTTGGCCAAGTACTTATGGGATTCTCTTGGTAGATGGTGATTTTCCCTTCCATCCTTATCGTTTTATCTGCCCGCTCAGCCCTTTGTTTACAGTAATAAACGAACATCACATATGTGGAGGATCTTAGCAACCAAATATCCGCAGCACTTCTACCAGGTCTCCTCGGGGTGCCGTCTTCACATACATCGTCCTCTACAGAAGATGGCAGCGTATACCGACTTGATTAAGAGCAATGAATACCGCTGGAGAGCGATTCTCACCATGGAAACCAAGTATGCCAGCCAGACATCAGACCTGCTAAACCTGGCCTCCATCAAAAACCTGGTCGCCCTGGAGATCAACAATGAAAGAGGATCTCTATACGATGAACATGGAACCAGGAGGGGTTTGCCCGAGATAAGCGTCGGTCTCGTGCGCGGCTGGATAGAGCTGGCGCAGTCTTCGGGGGCATGGCAGCATCTCCGCTTTTTGCGGATTCGATGCCACCAGGAACTACCGCCGGCTGCGTTGCGCCTTCTACTCGAATTACCACAGCTGCAGACGGTGGTGATTTACGATTCTGAAAATATCTCGAGAGAGATCCACCAACTGCGCAAACCAAAGCAGCAAGGGTCTGTGAACATGGAAGGCTGGGAGGTTCAGAGGCTCGACTGGCTGTGGAAGGACCATGGAGAGGACGTGGCTCTGGCTAGTCTGCGTCCTCTGGTAGACATGTACAACGCCAGCCTGCAGAAAACGGAGACCCCTGCGGGTCTGCTGGATGTGCCTATACTGGAATATCAGCTTAGCGATGACTTTTACAGTGAACCGCATGGGGTGGCGTATCGGGCACGATACAAGGCCAAGCAGATTGCAGTCTTCACGCGGCCTTCGGTGGATTCGAAACGCAAGATGGAAAACAAAAGGGCAGCGCTCAGGCAGCCTCAGTCACAGCCACAGGCTAAGCGGGTGATGAAGGACCGGAGAGGAGACCTGGTGGGCATGTTGGGTGAGATGGGTTGAGTAGACATTACCAAGTCAACATGGATACGAATGCAAAGATGAGACACAATTCATATAAACATAAAACCGCAAACTGCCGGGTAATCCACAAGCCAAGCAATGATATGAACAAAACCTTGGAAAACACCCTGGGAAATTACATACACGGCGCAATGGACAAAGACCAAAAACCAGAAGCACAATTTTTCGAGAATCGCCTGCGAATTGTTTACATCACATAAAGAAGGTTGGTGTCTGTCGGCCGCGTCAGCATATCAATCATTCAGTCAATCCAAGCCGACAAAACTTACCAAGAGGATGGCTACAGCTCAACTGCGGCTTCTGGGAGTACTTTGCGGAGAGTTCCTCGCGGATACTGTTGAGCAACTGCACATAGCTCTGCTGGGGGTTCTTGCGGAGAGCGGCAATAAACGCCCACGACATGGCGCCGGTGGCCTGGCCGGCAATCTGGGCGTCCTGACTGGTCTGGTCGTCTTTGCTGCCGGACCACATGATCACGTCCGCGGGGCTGGTCTTGGTCTGCCTCGTCCGCTCATAggcctcgtcgcccttggtagccttcttgatgaaaCCCATGGCGTTGGACATCACGCTTCCCATGTCACCGCGCGCATACGCTGAGACCACACCCAACAAACCCTGaccggcctccttggccagattCGGCTCCTTGAGCACGCCGGAGGTGGAGTAGATGTACGGGAGATCCAGCGCAGAGCCGGAGTGGCACGAGTCGAAGATCGCCGTCAGTCGCACACCGGGCTGCAGCGACTTGACCATAATTCGGTgcatctcgtcgtcgacaaTGTGGCCCGCCACCCGGAAATCCACGGGGTAGATCACCTCGTCGTAtccgtcgtcttcgtcgccatcgagATCGGGCGTCTGGCCGCCGTGTCCGGAAtagtggaagaagagcgagtCATTGGGCCGCGCCTCTTTGACGAGCCAGTGCATAGCCCGCAGGATGTTCGCCTTGGTTGGCTGGCTCATGGGATTCTGCTGGTCGTCGGTCAGGATGACCATGTCTTCCCGGGCATAGCCAAAGTTCTGGTTGAGGTAGGCCGACATGTTCTTGACATCGTTGATACACCCGCGCAGCTGACCCTTCTGTCCGAAATAGTTGATCCCAATCAGCAGTGCCTTTCTCTTACCCGTGCAGCGCGAGTACTGGAAGCTGTAGCCCTGCGGGGCACCGTGACCGAAGGAGACGGGTTGGCTCGGCGGGGCGGCGGGACCGCCGCCGTGGCCTTGAGGGGGGGGACCATGGCCTTGAAGATGATAAGGGGCCGCTACTATGTGTCAGCGTCGTCGAGCAGGAAAGAAGCGCGAGGACCACAAACACGGGGGTCGTCCCTGTCCCTGGTACATGGGCGGGCCAGCCGGAGGCTGCTGGGGAGGGTATCCGGAGGGCGGGCGGCCCTGTAGACTGCACATCAGCATCTGTATCTCGTCCCAGAACCAGCGAGTTCACGTACATTGTATCCCTGCGGGGGGGCAGGAGCTCCATAGGGCTGTGGCGGTTGCGGCGAGTGACTGTAGCCGTACTGGTTGGACGGTGGGGGCGCATGAGGCTGTTGGTGGTAGGACTGGCCCGGATAGCCACCGTAGTTGGGTTGCTGTTGCTGATGCATCGGTGGTCTGAGGAGAGAACGAGATGTGTTAGTGAGCGGTGGATGGCGCGGGCAGCGGACACAACGAGAAAGAAAGCGCGTACGGGTACGGTTGCGGGGAGCCGCCGTAgttgggaggcggaggctgtTGCGGAGGATAGCCAGAGCCTCCTTGGTAGGGTGGATAGTAGgacatgatgatggtggCTCAGGCAGGACagagaggatgaagagcaaACAAAACAACAGCGGTAGgagtggagggagaagagagaggtGGAGAAGTCGTCCGAAGCAACACTCAATCGGAAGTACGCGCCAAGGCCGAAGAGGGCGCCTAGGAGGATGTGGGACAAGAACGAATGAGCGCCTGAAATGAAAGGAGAATCAAACCCAGAATGAAGGGGAAAAGGAAAGATGGACAGGAGAAATACTCAAGTATGATTCCAAATCGTACCCAAAAGGACTCAAATCGTCATCGGACAAACACTTACCTGATAGTCACTGGAAgagtggaaggaaaaggaaagaagaaagaaaaaaaaaaaaaaagaccggGTGCAGATTGACTATTTGAATCTGACATGCATGAGTCTCTCGGAGAAATCGTGATTGATTGGGCTGGAATGCTCGGGGAAGCTATCCTCGAATGTCGTACAGACCAAGCACGCACTGGTCATAGATCGCCCACTACATTATTCTTGCCCCTGCAGCGGTTCGaaagcaaaagcagcaaATCATGCTGCTCCAAAAGAATGGATGTAATGGAACGCAGCGGACAGATCTCCCGCAGGAGAGGATTGAGATCAGAGGAGGAGTACACCTGGTTTTTATTTCTATATTCTGGCGGGAACTCGTTTACACACAACAACGGCAGCAACCACAAGAAATCTTTTTTAGCGTCGGGGCAAGccacggcctcggcctcggagagCACGCTGGGCGGCGCCGGGGGGCAGACCACGCTGCGGGCCCTGGGCCTGAGCGGACTCCTCGTTCTCTGCAAGAAAACACGCGGTTAGTCACTGGATTCATCTCAAGACCTCGGGTTCATGACGAGTCACTTACTTATCGTCTCGTCCACACTCAGAATCAAGCAGGCCGCCTCCACCGCGGCCTGGATGGCGTTGACCTTGACCAGGCTGGGCTCCCACACAAAGGCCACCATGTTGTCACGCACGCCCTCATGATCAAAGTCCACGCCGGCCCAGACATTGCCCTTGCGGTGCTCGACGCGCAATCGGTTCAGGATGTCCGTCGCATCGAAGCCCGCGTTGTCGCACAGCTGCCGCGGGATGAcctccagcgccttggcGAATGCCTTGACCACGGCCTGCTGCTTGTGGGGCACATTGCGGTCCGCGAAGCCATGCATGTAGCTAGACAGCTCCATCTCGCATGCACCGCCACCGGCGACAATGGTCGTGTTGCGTAGGGCGCGCTTCACGATCATGATGGCGTCGTGCAGACTTCGCTCCACCTCCGCGATGAATTGCTCTGCGCCACCGCGCAGCACGAGAGTGCACGTCTTGGCCTTCGGGcacttggagaagagattgaAGCGTTCACCACCGATCTGGCGTTCCTCGAACGCGCCGCAGGTGCCCAGATGGCGGTCCTGGATGTCGCTACACGTCGATTGGGTCGCTGCGCCCGTGGCCTGGCACACCCGGTCCATGTCATCCGAGGCAACACGGCCGGCACAGAAGATATCGCGGTCCGCAAAATACTGCGTGGCAAGGTCACCAATGGGCAGCTTGCTGAGCACCACCTTCGCACCCGTCTTGTAGATCGACTCGAGCTTGTTGTTGATAATCTGCCACTCCGCGTCGACAATTGCCTGGTACTCGGAGACCTGTTCGACCCGAACTTCGGCGTTGTCCTTTTCGCTCTtcagctccagctcgacgtTCAAACACACAATCTTCGGGTCCGTAAAGAACTTGGGTTGCTGCTCGAATCCGGCGTAGGAGAAGGTCTTCTTAAAGGCGACGCCGTTGACAAAGAGCGAATCCTGGAGGCCTCCACCGGTAATCTTCTTGACTCCGATAAGCTTCTCGTTGAGATCATCCTGGT of the Penicillium psychrofluorescens genome assembly, chromosome: 1 genome contains:
- a CDS encoding uncharacterized protein (ID:PFLUO_001653-T1.cds;~source:funannotate); the encoded protein is MADRHHPREGSDTSLNNIVTSTRSSTDSRSPSASTRTQPLRMSAPNHQHRQSLSETLRGPPGSPRARRQPSLTQSAIQSLIDNPPPPKTNDPAFLDRNWAEISIGELVSPDDLKFVELDTGIEEATNTLIDSGAPVLLIRETPQDTSAVGTFDYADLNSYLLLAAGLTVPDEVHRSSYEELANKAREGVKIPLTDVKCLGMEKEPLVTLPASANVLKAVETFGGGVHRVVVTKESNDNEVVGIFSQFRLVKFLWENGRSFPILEQLYPQALWDLRLGSQDVISINGDKPLCEALQIMNSEGVSSLVVVDNHFNVIGNISTVDVKLFSLHGA
- a CDS encoding uncharacterized protein (ID:PFLUO_001654-T1.cds;~source:funannotate); this translates as MLFISTLHFDTGDPSQAPAWFHENPYLPYGWETSNERGAGSLKHAAMRATLQDQSLLKPDMFDHVPWLLAKYLWDSLGRW
- a CDS encoding uncharacterized protein (ID:PFLUO_001655-T1.cds;~source:funannotate) → MWRILATKYPQHFYQVSSGCRLHIHRPLQKMAAYTDLIKSNEYRWRAILTMETKYASQTSDLLNLASIKNLVALEINNERGSLYDEHGTRRGLPEISVGLVRGWIELAQSSGAWQHLRFLRIRCHQELPPAALRLLLELPQLQTVVIYDSENISREIHQLRKPKQQGSVNMEGWEVQRLDWLWKDHGEDVALASLRPLVDMYNASLQKTETPAGLLDVPILEYQLSDDFYSEPHGVAYRARYKAKQIAVFTRPSVDSKRKMENKRAALRQPQSQPQAKRVMKDRRGDLVGMLGEMG
- a CDS encoding uncharacterized protein (ID:PFLUO_001656-T1.cds;~source:funannotate); amino-acid sequence: MSYYPPYQGGSGYPPQQPPPPNYGGSPQPYPPPMHQQQQPNYGGYPGQSYHQQPHAPPPSNQYGYSHSPQPPQPYGAPAPPQGYNGRPPSGYPPQQPPAGPPMYQGQGRPPSAPYHLQGHGPPPQGHGGGPAAPPSQPVSFGHGAPQGYSFQYSRCTGKRKALLIGINYFGQKGQLRGCINDVKNMSAYLNQNFGYAREDMVILTDDQQNPMSQPTKANILRAMHWLVKEARPNDSLFFHYSGHGGQTPDLDGDEDDGYDEVIYPVDFRVAGHIVDDEMHRIMVKSLQPGVRLTAIFDSCHSGSALDLPYIYSTSGVLKEPNLAKEAGQGLLGVVSAYARGDMGSVMSNAMGFIKKATKGDEAYERTRQTKTSPADVIMWSGSKDDQTSQDAQIAGQATGAMSWAFIAALRKNPQQSYVQLLNSIREELSAKYSQKPQLSCSHPLDTNLLYVM
- a CDS encoding uncharacterized protein (ID:PFLUO_001657-T1.cds;~source:funannotate), with amino-acid sequence MAFAGQTPTIVVLKEGTDASQGKGQVISNINACVAVQATVKSTLGPYGGDLLLVDANGRQTITNDGATVMKLLDIVHPAARILTDIARSQDAEVGDGTTSVVVLAGEILKEVRDLVEQGVSSQTIMKGLRRASAMAVNRVKEIAVDTMDSTVTEEKKVETLRRLAATAMNSKLIKRNSDFFTKMVVDAVLSLDQDDLNEKLIGVKKITGGGLQDSLFVNGVAFKKTFSYAGFEQQPKFFTDPKIVCLNVELELKSEKDNAEVRVEQVSEYQAIVDAEWQIINNKLESIYKTGAKVVLSKLPIGDLATQYFADRDIFCAGRVASDDMDRVCQATGAATQSTCSDIQDRHLGTCGAFEERQIGGERFNLFSKCPKAKTCTLVLRGGAEQFIAEVERSLHDAIMIVKRALRNTTIVAGGGACEMELSSYMHGFADRNVPHKQQAVVKAFAKALEVIPRQLCDNAGFDATDILNRLRVEHRKGNVWAGVDFDHEGVRDNMVAFVWEPSLVKVNAIQAAVEAACLILSVDETIKNEESAQAQGPQRGLPPGAAQRALRGRGRGLPRR